The following proteins are co-located in the Candidatus Paracaedibacter acanthamoebae genome:
- a CDS encoding tetratricopeptide repeat protein, which translates to MVRQFSTSIIAYCTVECHNKCLKALEKMAEKDKFDEFLDEVEQDIRQAKFKRLWDKYGKLTSSALTVVLVVLAGYSLWSNYQAREIERQADYYIKAQTYLEQGDTTKALALLKELSSGHKTYATFAKFSEASILAAPGDKKDIDKALSLYQEIADDSRLELVWRDTATLQFISLSFEKDPKQAEALLTKIEPLCAAGRPLQALALEQKGVILYLLGKKAEAAEVFVQIVQLSGVPEGVKIRAQTMAQQISSES; encoded by the coding sequence TTGGTACGACAATTTTCTACTTCTATCATAGCTTATTGTACGGTAGAATGTCATAACAAATGTTTAAAAGCGTTGGAAAAAATGGCTGAAAAAGATAAATTTGATGAATTTCTTGATGAAGTCGAGCAGGATATTCGTCAGGCAAAGTTTAAACGTCTTTGGGATAAGTATGGTAAACTGACGAGTTCTGCCTTAACCGTTGTTTTGGTTGTCTTGGCTGGTTATTCTTTGTGGTCAAATTATCAGGCCCGTGAAATAGAACGTCAAGCAGATTATTACATCAAAGCTCAAACTTATTTGGAACAGGGAGATACCACCAAGGCCTTAGCATTGCTGAAAGAATTGAGCAGCGGTCATAAAACCTATGCAACCTTTGCAAAGTTTTCAGAGGCTTCAATTTTAGCGGCGCCCGGCGACAAGAAAGATATTGATAAAGCCTTGAGCCTCTATCAAGAAATTGCCGATGATTCACGCCTGGAATTGGTATGGAGAGATACGGCGACCTTGCAATTTATTAGCCTGAGTTTCGAAAAAGATCCAAAACAAGCTGAGGCTCTTTTGACAAAAATTGAGCCATTGTGTGCAGCGGGACGTCCCTTACAAGCGCTGGCTTTAGAGCAAAAAGGGGTTATCCTTTATCTCTTAGGGAAAAAAGCAGAAGCTGCTGAAGTTTTTGTTCAAATTGTTCAATTGTCGGGTGTGCCAGAAGGTGTAAAAATTCGAGCCCAAACGATGGCGCAACAAATTTCAAGCGAATCTTAA
- the infB gene encoding translation initiation factor IF-2 — protein sequence MTDQKQGEKKTLTLNLKPDSKKSGDSDQVRQSFSHGRTKAVAVEVKKKRTTSASDARQAQNTLKAVASGKLTEGEFEARMRALQEAIKNQTQEAEERARRDEIEAKRRHEELKLREDKEVLRRLEGEKREREEAIKNKEVAKTEVLSEPAVAATASVSQPIIPIEPTFEETARPLAKAQLRTRAEEDDEEETNARRSARIAEVAKRAVPINRKETNEVPRKLNRNVLSRALNGEEINRGRSMASLKRARQKHKGQGANQEQAKVVREVIIPEFITVGELANRMAVRGADVIKSLMKLGMMVTINQPIDADTAELLCAEFGHTPKRVADSDVEMGIRGIDDRQEDMISRAPVVTIMGHVDHGKTSLLDALRKTDVVAGEAGGITQHIGAYQVTLPSTKKITFIDTPGHAAFTEMRSRGANVTDIVVLVVAADDGIMEQTVEAINHAKAAGVPIIVAINKMDKPEANPDRVRGELLNHGLVCEEFGGDVMSVEVSAKQGTNLDKLEEVILLQAEVLELKANPNRDAAGVVVEAKVDRGRGTLATVLIQKGTLKVGDIFVAGTEWGRVRALLNDLGKKLDTAGPALPVEIQGFNGVPTAGNEFIVVEDEAKAREISEYRLHKEKEAKAAASAKSTMEQMMTQIAAGNIKELSVVVKTDVHGSLEAIAQSLAKLSNEEVAVRMLHGGVGGINESDITLARASNALVVGFNVRANPQARDLARRDGVDIRYYSIIYDVIDDAKAILSGLLAPTLREKYLGNAEIREVFNITKVGKVAGCYVTDGIVKRGGKVRLLRDNVVIHEGTLKTLKRFKEEVREVKESYECGMAFENYNDIRPGDFIECFEIESIARQL from the coding sequence ATGACGGATCAAAAGCAAGGTGAAAAGAAAACTCTGACTCTGAATCTGAAACCAGACTCCAAAAAGTCTGGCGATTCTGATCAAGTGCGTCAAAGTTTCTCTCACGGGCGGACCAAGGCAGTTGCTGTTGAAGTTAAAAAGAAACGAACGACATCAGCCAGTGATGCTCGCCAAGCTCAAAACACCCTTAAAGCTGTCGCTTCTGGAAAGTTGACCGAAGGTGAGTTTGAAGCTCGTATGCGCGCTTTGCAGGAAGCCATCAAAAATCAAACGCAGGAAGCTGAGGAAAGAGCTCGTCGGGATGAAATTGAAGCAAAACGACGTCACGAAGAGCTGAAACTTCGTGAGGATAAAGAAGTGCTTCGTCGGCTTGAAGGCGAAAAGCGCGAGCGCGAAGAAGCGATAAAAAATAAGGAAGTAGCAAAAACAGAAGTTTTATCTGAACCTGCTGTTGCTGCTACGGCGTCGGTCTCTCAGCCTATTATTCCAATTGAACCTACGTTTGAAGAAACAGCTCGGCCGCTTGCAAAAGCGCAGCTGCGGACTCGAGCAGAAGAGGATGACGAGGAAGAAACAAATGCCCGTCGTTCCGCGCGTATTGCAGAGGTTGCGAAAAGGGCTGTTCCGATTAATCGTAAAGAAACGAATGAGGTCCCCCGTAAGCTTAACCGTAATGTTCTGTCTCGGGCTTTAAATGGCGAAGAAATTAACCGTGGTCGTTCGATGGCATCGCTTAAGCGAGCGCGTCAAAAACATAAAGGGCAAGGGGCCAATCAAGAGCAAGCTAAAGTTGTTCGTGAAGTTATTATCCCGGAATTCATCACTGTTGGTGAATTAGCCAACCGTATGGCGGTACGGGGCGCCGATGTTATCAAATCATTGATGAAACTGGGGATGATGGTTACCATCAATCAACCCATTGATGCTGACACCGCGGAACTGCTCTGTGCCGAGTTTGGTCATACACCCAAGCGTGTGGCTGACAGCGATGTGGAAATGGGAATTCGCGGTATCGATGATAGGCAAGAAGATATGATCTCCCGGGCTCCTGTGGTTACAATTATGGGCCACGTGGACCATGGTAAGACCTCCCTCTTGGATGCGCTGCGTAAAACCGATGTGGTTGCAGGGGAAGCCGGTGGAATTACGCAGCATATTGGTGCTTATCAGGTTACTCTCCCCTCAACCAAAAAAATCACCTTTATTGACACGCCTGGCCACGCCGCCTTTACGGAAATGCGGTCTCGGGGTGCCAATGTAACTGATATCGTTGTTTTGGTGGTGGCTGCCGATGATGGAATTATGGAACAAACTGTCGAAGCGATTAATCACGCTAAAGCAGCCGGTGTTCCAATCATTGTTGCAATTAACAAGATGGATAAACCAGAGGCCAATCCCGATCGTGTTCGAGGTGAACTTCTTAATCATGGGCTCGTTTGTGAAGAGTTTGGCGGCGACGTTATGTCCGTTGAGGTGTCCGCAAAACAAGGAACCAACCTTGATAAACTGGAAGAAGTTATCCTGTTGCAAGCCGAAGTTTTGGAACTTAAGGCCAATCCAAACCGTGATGCAGCTGGTGTAGTCGTTGAAGCCAAGGTTGACCGTGGTCGTGGGACGCTTGCAACTGTCTTGATTCAAAAAGGGACTCTCAAAGTTGGGGATATTTTTGTTGCCGGGACGGAATGGGGTCGGGTTCGTGCGCTTTTGAATGATTTGGGCAAAAAGCTTGATACTGCTGGACCCGCCTTACCCGTTGAAATCCAAGGATTTAATGGGGTGCCGACAGCGGGTAATGAATTTATCGTTGTCGAAGATGAAGCAAAGGCTCGTGAAATTTCTGAATATCGTCTTCACAAAGAAAAAGAAGCGAAGGCTGCAGCATCTGCCAAGTCCACTATGGAACAAATGATGACGCAAATCGCAGCTGGTAACATCAAAGAATTGTCCGTTGTGGTTAAGACCGATGTTCATGGATCTTTGGAAGCCATTGCCCAAAGCTTGGCTAAACTCTCCAACGAGGAAGTTGCTGTTCGCATGCTTCATGGGGGTGTTGGCGGAATCAATGAGAGCGATATTACGTTGGCACGTGCTTCCAATGCTTTGGTTGTGGGCTTTAACGTTCGTGCTAACCCACAAGCCCGTGATTTAGCGCGGCGTGATGGGGTCGATATTCGTTATTATTCAATTATTTATGATGTTATTGATGACGCTAAAGCTATTCTATCCGGTCTTTTGGCTCCGACCTTGCGTGAAAAATATTTGGGTAATGCGGAAATTCGCGAAGTCTTCAACATTACCAAAGTTGGTAAGGTTGCCGGCTGCTATGTTACCGATGGTATCGTTAAGCGGGGTGGAAAAGTTCGTCTATTGCGCGATAACGTGGTCATCCATGAAGGGACTCTCAAAACCTTGAAGCGCTTTAAAGAAGAAGTTCGCGAAGTTAAAGAATCTTATGAATGTGGTATGGCCTTTGAAAACTATAATGATATCCGCCCCGGCGACTTTATTGAATGTTTTGAAATTGAATCTATTGCTCGACAGCTATAA
- the rbfA gene encoding 30S ribosome-binding factor RbfA codes for MRSKPSAKAPSQRQQRVAEEIRNILSGILLRGEFSRRTLSLVNITITHVSVSPDLRNAKIYTIPLGGGDMTDTLTNLNEMAGEIRFALAKQLTTKYVPALRFYSDNTFDEARHIEDLLDTAMKRETALGAKASDDEK; via the coding sequence ATGAGAAGTAAGCCATCTGCAAAAGCACCGTCTCAACGGCAACAACGCGTTGCCGAAGAGATCCGTAATATTTTATCTGGGATTTTGCTGCGGGGGGAATTTTCCCGACGCACCCTTTCTCTGGTGAACATCACTATTACTCATGTTAGTGTTTCACCGGATTTAAGGAATGCAAAAATATACACCATCCCCCTGGGGGGAGGTGATATGACGGACACTCTTACTAATTTGAATGAAATGGCGGGTGAAATTCGTTTTGCTTTAGCAAAGCAATTAACAACAAAATATGTCCCAGCTCTCAGATTTTATAGCGATAACACGTTTGATGAGGCACGCCATATTGAAGATTTGTTAGATACAGCCATGAAGCGAGAGACCGCGCTCGGAGCAAAAGCCTCTGATGACGAAAAATAA
- the apaG gene encoding Co2+/Mg2+ efflux protein ApaG, with amino-acid sequence MTTMVQTAPSYTQESEKIRVTVYPIYLESQSAPDENHYLWAYHVRIENLSDSPVQLKNRYWEITDSFGRTQIVKGIGVVGEQPTIQPDEIYEYTSGTPLTTPSGIMVGRYHMTRQDGELFSVDVPAFSLDSPYQPIILN; translated from the coding sequence ATGACTACAATGGTACAGACCGCACCATCCTACACCCAAGAATCGGAAAAAATCCGAGTGACAGTGTATCCAATTTATTTGGAAAGCCAATCGGCCCCAGATGAAAATCATTATCTATGGGCTTATCATGTTCGCATTGAAAATTTAAGCGATTCCCCCGTCCAACTTAAAAATAGGTATTGGGAAATTACTGATAGTTTTGGGCGAACGCAAATCGTTAAAGGCATTGGGGTTGTAGGTGAACAACCAACAATTCAACCTGATGAAATCTATGAATACACAAGCGGCACACCGCTTACAACACCATCAGGCATTATGGTTGGCCGGTATCATATGACCCGTCAAGATGGTGAACTGTTTAGTGTCGACGTTCCAGCTTTTTCTTTAGACAGTCCTTACCAACCTATTATTTTGAATTAA
- a CDS encoding D-alanyl-D-alanine carboxypeptidase family protein, with protein sequence MWHRIFIFVLSWTFLMSDAEARLRKRIQPKPYSPKYSSIVMDADTGQVLHNEEAEGLRHPASLTKMMTLYMAFEALKQGRISLETRMPVSAKASRQAPSKLGLLPGETISLKTAILGLVTKSANDAAVVVAEFLGGSEEAFARKMTQKARGLGMAKTVFRNASGLPNPSQVTSAKDMAILSRALYRDYPNQYKYFSLRSFNHKGIEHRNHNHLLGKVRGVDGIKTGYIGASGFNLAASAVRLNKNNQRRRLITVVMGGANRHWRDRRVTELLESYFSRAGAHRQIIESVDENDQLNELIYEEEAIDTTVANQPLSNKDIDSLLHEVSAEEMDTPLMETVITQKEESSESLSNDNKQVPPSRTLPPNWSVPSPKTALKSTTAQVRTLQLSTLSCEKKAHTLAKTSVKKLGFGRPAVQKIRRGKRTLYSAQITDIPAIKANKACRLLVGKCVVLA encoded by the coding sequence ATGTGGCATAGAATTTTTATTTTTGTCTTATCGTGGACATTTCTAATGAGCGATGCAGAGGCACGCTTGCGCAAACGCATCCAACCAAAACCCTATTCCCCTAAATACTCTTCAATAGTTATGGATGCAGATACAGGGCAAGTCCTCCATAATGAAGAAGCTGAGGGCCTTCGCCATCCTGCCTCTTTAACTAAAATGATGACTTTATACATGGCCTTTGAGGCATTAAAGCAAGGACGTATTTCCCTTGAAACACGGATGCCTGTCTCTGCCAAGGCCTCTCGTCAAGCTCCTTCAAAGCTTGGACTTCTGCCAGGTGAAACAATTTCTCTGAAAACTGCAATCCTTGGATTGGTTACAAAATCAGCTAATGATGCAGCCGTTGTCGTCGCTGAGTTCCTCGGCGGCAGTGAGGAAGCGTTTGCCCGCAAAATGACTCAAAAAGCCCGTGGCCTTGGCATGGCAAAGACTGTCTTCCGTAATGCCTCAGGCTTACCCAATCCCTCGCAGGTTACTTCTGCAAAAGATATGGCTATTCTATCCCGGGCCTTATACCGAGATTACCCTAACCAATACAAATACTTTAGTTTGCGGAGCTTTAACCATAAAGGGATAGAGCATCGCAATCATAATCATTTATTAGGGAAAGTGCGGGGTGTGGATGGCATCAAAACAGGCTATATTGGGGCCTCTGGTTTTAATCTCGCTGCTTCTGCAGTGCGATTAAACAAAAATAATCAAAGGCGACGCCTCATAACAGTGGTAATGGGAGGCGCCAATCGTCATTGGCGGGATCGCCGAGTGACAGAATTACTTGAATCCTATTTTTCACGTGCAGGAGCCCATCGTCAGATTATCGAATCGGTGGATGAGAATGATCAGCTCAACGAACTCATTTACGAAGAAGAAGCTATCGACACCACTGTTGCCAATCAACCATTGTCCAATAAAGACATTGATAGTTTACTGCACGAAGTTTCCGCTGAGGAAATGGATACACCATTAATGGAGACAGTCATCACGCAAAAAGAAGAATCTTCGGAGTCTCTTTCAAATGACAATAAACAAGTTCCGCCAAGCCGAACTTTGCCACCCAATTGGAGTGTACCGTCTCCAAAGACTGCCCTTAAATCGACGACGGCTCAAGTGCGCACCTTACAATTATCCACCCTGTCATGCGAAAAAAAAGCACACACTCTAGCCAAGACATCGGTTAAAAAACTAGGGTTTGGTCGACCAGCGGTGCAAAAAATTCGCCGTGGCAAACGAACCTTATATTCCGCTCAAATAACCGATATTCCCGCTATCAAGGCGAATAAAGCTTGCCGGCTACTGGTGGGGAAATGTGTGGTTTTGGCCTAG
- the folE gene encoding GTP cyclohydrolase I FolE yields the protein MTKPTRLEAENAIRTLIRWAGDNPDREGLQQTPERVVRAFEEYFVGYTEDPADYLRRTFEEVNGYDEIVLLKNIRFESHCEHHMAPIIGHVHVAYLPNKRVVGISKLARVVDIFAKRLQIQEKLTADIAQAIDTTLNPFGVAVAIEASHQCMTCRGVHKTDVSMITTRMTGVFRDNHELRRDVLALIKGQ from the coding sequence ATGACAAAGCCGACACGCCTCGAAGCAGAAAATGCTATCCGCACCCTTATTCGCTGGGCTGGCGACAATCCTGATCGCGAAGGACTCCAACAAACGCCTGAACGGGTTGTTCGAGCTTTTGAAGAGTATTTTGTTGGTTATACTGAAGATCCAGCCGACTATCTACGACGCACTTTTGAAGAAGTGAATGGTTATGATGAAATTGTTCTCTTAAAAAATATTCGCTTCGAATCCCATTGTGAACACCATATGGCTCCGATTATCGGTCATGTGCACGTGGCTTATTTACCGAATAAACGGGTGGTTGGCATTAGCAAACTCGCCCGGGTCGTCGATATCTTTGCAAAAAGATTACAAATCCAGGAAAAATTAACAGCTGACATTGCTCAAGCAATTGATACAACATTAAACCCCTTTGGTGTTGCTGTGGCTATTGAGGCCTCCCATCAATGCATGACCTGTCGAGGTGTCCATAAAACCGATGTGAGCATGATTACGACACGAATGACAGGGGTCTTTCGAGATAATCACGAACTTCGTCGTGATGTTTTAGCCCTTATTAAGGGGCAATAA
- a CDS encoding Hsp33 family molecular chaperone HslO, which translates to MEKKFDHVLPFQLEESAIRGRLVRLDQEMWKIIEQHNYPAVVNSYLAQATALSIALVNCFKFDGLFTLQISGTGPLRLLVVDIHNQEEVRACARFDEEKISELTPEAAKNIQQVFGQGTIVFTIDPEAGDDRYQGVVELIGTTLSESTHHFFRQSEQLETGVVLANGTSPETLAAAALMIQRLPVHQNISQEDKETLDDQWIHALSITGSVTRQELLDRTLSNEDLLYRLFWEGGVRVYEPKSVIAQCRCSPEKIKDMLTSFSSKDRHEMVFEDKITVTCEFCGVGYKFSEDEFEGDRA; encoded by the coding sequence ATGGAAAAAAAATTTGACCACGTTTTACCGTTTCAATTGGAAGAGTCAGCAATCCGCGGACGTCTCGTACGTTTGGATCAAGAAATGTGGAAGATTATTGAGCAACATAATTACCCAGCCGTGGTGAATAGCTATTTGGCACAAGCCACTGCTCTTTCTATTGCTCTGGTTAACTGTTTTAAATTTGATGGGTTATTTACGCTGCAGATTTCAGGGACTGGCCCCCTACGATTACTTGTGGTTGATATTCACAATCAAGAGGAGGTGCGAGCCTGTGCACGCTTTGATGAAGAAAAAATTAGTGAACTAACGCCTGAAGCGGCTAAAAACATTCAGCAAGTTTTTGGGCAAGGAACTATTGTTTTTACAATCGATCCGGAAGCAGGCGATGATCGGTATCAAGGGGTAGTGGAATTGATAGGAACGACTTTGTCTGAATCAACCCATCATTTTTTCCGTCAATCAGAACAGTTAGAAACCGGTGTTGTTTTAGCAAATGGAACTTCCCCCGAAACCCTTGCGGCTGCAGCGTTGATGATTCAACGGTTGCCCGTGCATCAAAATATCAGCCAAGAAGATAAAGAAACTTTGGATGATCAATGGATTCATGCCTTAAGTATTACAGGCAGTGTGACACGGCAAGAGTTGTTGGACCGTACGTTATCGAATGAAGATTTGTTGTATCGGCTATTTTGGGAAGGGGGTGTGCGGGTTTATGAGCCAAAGTCTGTTATCGCCCAATGCCGTTGCTCGCCGGAAAAAATTAAGGATATGCTGACCAGTTTTTCCAGCAAAGACCGTCATGAAATGGTTTTTGAAGATAAGATCACAGTGACGTGTGAATTTTGTGGTGTCGGTTATAAATTTAGCGAAGATGAGTTCGAGGGAGACAGAGCCTAG